In Candidatus Thermoplasmatota archaeon, the sequence CTGGGAAGACGACGCTCTTGAGGTGCATCACCAAGTTCCTGCCGTCGGAGAACGACATGATACTCGTTGAATCGAAGCCCCTGAACGGCTTCACTCCGGCCGATATGGCGAAGACCTTTGCGGTCGTGCCGCAGAGCTCGGCCACCGATTTCCCATTCACCGTTCACGACATCGTGATGATGGGTAGGATACCGCACATCGGAAGCAGGCTGTCTGGAGAAACCAGGCGGGACGTTGACATCGTCCGACAGTCGATGAAGAGGACCAACACCCTTCAGTTCGCGAAGCGCATCTTCTCTGAGCTCAGCGGCGGCGAGAGACAAAGGGTGATAATCGCAAGAGCGATTGCGCAGAAGCCCAAGGTGCTCTTGCTGGACGAGCCCACGGTATATCTCGACATAAGCGGGCAGATCGAGATCATGGATCTACTCAAAACCCTGAACAGAGAGGAGGGGATCACCACGATCGCTGTTCTTCACGATGTCAACCTCGCCGCTCGGTACTGTGACCGGATAGCTCTCCTCAGCCAAGGCAGGCTGGAGGCGATAGGTGGTCCCAAGGAGGTCCTGACTGCGGAGACGATTCAGAGCGTCTACGGAGTCGATGTATCGGTCAGGAGGGATCCCTTGACCCAGGCAGTCTACATCATGCCTCATTCACCGACAATCACGATTCACAAGCACGGGACTAGGGTGCATCTTCTGTGCGGAGGAGGGACGGGCGGGGTCATAATGAAGTCTCTGCACGATGGTGGTTACTCCCTTTCTGCAGGCGTTCTCAACGTCCTCGATTCTGACTATGAGAACGCGAAGGACATGCATATCCCAGTGGTGGCCGAGGTCCCCTTTGCCCCCATCAGCCCCGAGAATCACGCAGAGAACCTGGCCCTTATCGATGAATCGATAGCTGTCGTTGTGTCGCCCTTCCCAGTTGGCCCGGGAAACATAAGGAACCTCGAGGCCGCAACTCATGCTCTGCGGTCCGGCAAGAAGGTATTCCTGATGCATCATGAAGGAGCCCTATCAGTGGACTTCGTCGACGGAAGGGCCGATGCGCTCATCAAGGGATTGATTAGCTCGGGAGCCACTGTCGTTGCCGATATGGAGGAGCTCCTCTCAAAGCTGGCGAAGAGAGGAGGATGAGCCATGAACGGCCAACCGCTGCGCGACCTGAAACGGAACACCGAACTCCTGATCCTGGTTGAAGTGCTGAAGTCCCCGTCGATAAGGATGAAGGAGATAGCCAACCGGCTACACGTCACCGTGCAGGCGGTAAGCCAGTACATCTCTTCTATGAAACGGGAAGGATTGCTCAAGGAACAGCGAGGCATCCTCAGACCCACCAGGAAGGGCATGCAGATCGCCCAGGAACACTTCACCTCCCTGAAGGAGCAAGTCGATGCGGTCCTCAGACGGATAAGCGTGATCGACAGATGCGTCGCGATTGCGGGGAAGAAGATCAGGAAGGACCAGTCGGTCGGTTTGATCATGGAGGACGGCATGCTAATGGCCTTTCCAGACAGGGAGGCGGCATCCACAGGGAAGGCAATAGAGGATGCCGATGAGGGAGACGATGTCCTTGTGAGTCGGTTGGAGGGTATCGTGGATCTCGAGCTCGGGAAGCTCCTGATCGTGGAGACGCCGTCTGAGGAGAGCGGCGGCTCCAAGAATGCTAGTGTCGATAGGGTCAGGGACAAGATAGAGGAGCTCTCCCCCGGTCTGCTCGTCGCTGGTGATGCGACAGGCGCTGCCTTGCTCATGAAGACGAGCGGTGAGTTCTTCACGATCCATGCGCCAGTGGAATCTTCAATGAGCGCGCTCAGCAAGGGCGTCGACGTTGTGTTCTGCGGCACGCGCGATTCCGTCGACCAGATCCTGGCGGCCGTGTCCGACCTGAAGAGAGAGAGCGGCTACGAGATAGAATGGAAATCGTACAAAGCCTAGCGAAAAAAGGAATCAAGTCTAAATCCACCTAGGCCGATTGCTCGCCAAGGTGAAATTGTGGAAGTGGTAGAAGCCATTCATGCCAGACGAGCGAAAAGAGCGCTTCAGGACAAGCCTGTGGAGGACGATAAGATTGACGCCTTGGTCGAAGCCGTCAGATTCTCGGCCTCGTGCAACAACAACCAGCCTTGGCGTATCGTTATCTGCAAGGGCAAGGAGGCTCTGGCTGCGATCAAGGGCGCTCTCCCAAAGGGGAATGTTTGGGCCACCCGGGTGCCCGTGATCATGGTCGTGTCCGCGAAACCAGTGGACGACTGCCAGCTCCCGGATAGAAGGGATTACTTCCTGTTCTCGACCGGTCTGGCCATAGGTCAGCTCGAGCTCAGGGCGACGGAGCTCGGACTGGTCGCGCACCCGATCGCCGGATATGACCCATTGAAGGCGAAAGCGATCCTGGGGATCCCCGAGGAGTACGTCGTCATAACGTTCGTCATAGTCGGCTACCCTGGGGGCGACGACTCTCTACTGTCGGACAAGCAGAAGGCCAACGAACTGACTAGGCCGGAGAGGAAGCCCATAGGAGAGAATTTCTTCATCGACAAGTGGGGCGCCCCCTACCGTTAAATACCCACCTGCTAGAACCTCAGGTGTCCAGTCAAAAGCCTTATGAGACCGATAGGCTTCCCCAGTCAGGGCCCTGGAGGCCTTCTTCATGATCAGACTCTACTGTGCAACAGAGGGCGAACTCAGCCCTATCGAGACCAAGAGGCTGAAAGACGCCCTCTGGATCGATGCCGTCGCGCCCACTCCGGAAGAGGTGGAGCTCCTGCACAAGGAGTTCAAGATAGACCTTCAGGACGTTGCGGACTGCCTCGACCCCAACGAGCGGTCCAGGGTGGAGAATGAGGAGACCTATGACCTCCTGGTCCTCAGGAGCGTCCTGACTGAGGAGAGGAATGGGGACCATCACAACGACAGGATCCAGACGATGCCAATCGGCATATTCCTCACTCCTGGCAGAGTGGTCACCGTCAGGATAGGCTCGACGTTCACATACCAGGAGATCACCTCGGATCTCAAACGCAAGCCGAGGATCGACAACAAGGAGGACCTGTTCCTGGCGCTCATCAGGAAGGTCAACAAGGACATAGAGAGACGCGTCAGGCCGATGGAGCGCAGCATCGCCTCGATCCAGGAGAAGATCCTCACCGCGAAGAGGGGAGAGGTAGCCCCTAGCGCCTTCACGCTCAGCAACGGCTTGATCCTCGTGAACACGGCCCTTCTTTCCAATCTGAACGCGGTCTCGATGCTCCCGAGAGCGAAGCATCTTCATCTGACCAAGGAAAAGATGGACTTGATGGAGGACCTGGAGAACGATGTCGCCCAGCTCTATGAGATGACCACGATCTACAGAGAGATCATGTCCAATGTGTTGAACGCGTACGAATCCACACTTGCAAACAACCTCTCAACCGTGATGAAGACCCTGACGACGATCAGCTTGATCCTGATCCTTCCGATGATGATCGCAGGCTGGTTCAGCATGAACGTGGCCCTTCCGTTCGACAAGGACTCGTTGTTCGCCTTCTGGCTCGTGGTCGGGATCTCGGTAGCGGCTGTCGCCGGGCTCTGGGCCTTCTTCAGATGGAAGCAGATACTCTGAGCGTGTCTCAGAGTACCTTGTTCCCGTTCTCGTACAGGTGTATGCAGTTGACCGGACAGTCTGCGGCAGCATCTCGGGTGCACGCCTCGTCGTCAAGCTCCAGTTCGTCGTTGTCCCCCACCCTCTTCCCGCCCTTCAGGGTGGCCAAGCCGTCGGCCGCCATCTCGAAATAGTCCGGGCAGGTCTGCGTGCAGAGCTCGCACCCGCTACAGTCTGGCCTCACGATATCCACTTTGAACTTAGCCATTTCAGTCATCTTCCTATCGGATTCTGTGTCTTCGTAAGCTCCCCAATGACTTATGCTCTTCCCCTGTCTCCTGAGGCTCCCCCTGAGCCAATCTTCACTAGCGCACATTTGGGAGTAAAAGCTAAGGCATGTTCTACCGCTCCACGGGGTGCGCTCTTAGGGGGGTTGCGAAACGGCCGACGTGCGAAAGTGGGAGAGCAAGAAGATCGGTGTCGTTATCGAGGTCGACTACGACAAGTGTTCTGGGATCGGCCAGTGCGTCTCAGTCTGTCCTTCCAATGTTTACGAGGTTGTGAACGGGAAAACCACATGCCCCAACATCGATGAGTGCATCCAATGCTGCGCATGCCAAGAGGCCTGCCCAGTCAATGCGATCAAGCACCATTCGTGCCAGTGATTGTTGAGTGGCCGGCCCGCTCACGGTTCTACTCAGTTCCTCCAAGAACTGCAACAGGTAGTTCTGCACTTCAGGTCCAGGCAGAATCATGTCCCCTACTCAGTTAGGGATAGAGGTCTTATATAACGGCGTTAAATCATGAGGTCATGACGAATCGAATGGTCAGCTCAAACGAGGACAGGACAATGAGGACGATGGTCACTCTGCTGGTGATCTTGATTGTTGTGGTACCCGTGGTTATGTTCATAGCTATGGGTATTGCTGGGTGGAACCACTCCGGGTTCGGGATGATGGGCTCGTGGGGAGGCGGCTGGGGGCTCATGATGGCCATCCCGGGGGCCATACTGCTAGTCATTATCCTTATCATCGTATTGGTCGCGATTTCGGACAGGCCAGGCCATCAGGCACAATCATGTGTCCCTTATCCCGTTCAATACTACCCACCAGTACCCCCGTTTCCAGTGGTTTCCACCGATGTAATGTCCATCATGGACAGACGCCTGGCGTCCGGCGAGATCTCGATCGAGGAGTACAACAGGATGAAGAGCGAGATACTGAAACGGTGATTCGCCGACTTAATTCTTATCAACTAGGTCGACGTTCACCTACTCATGTCATTTGACTCCAGATTCTTGAAGAGGATCCGTAGGGAGTTCCCAGCAGCGGAAGCAGATCCGAAGGGCCGGAAGAGAGCATTTCTAGACAACGGCGCCGGAACGCTCGTTACAAGGCGAAGCGCAGAGGCCGAGGCGCGCGCCAGGATCGACTGGAGCGCGAACGTGGGCAACGTGTTCCTGGAATCGGTTGGCGCTGCGGATGTCATCTCGGATGGTAGGAAGGCCGTCGCGGACCTCCTCAGGGCCGAGGGACCAGAAAACATCATATCTGGCGAGTCGTGCACGAGCCTCCTGTTCAACCTGAGCTATGCTCTGAGCCGGAACCTAAAGGGCGAGGAGAACATCGTCGCCTCCGGTTACGAGCACTTCGCGAACATCAACCCGTGGGCCGAGCTCGGCGGGATGGGTATGATAAAGGAGCTCAAGTTCTCGAAGTTCAACCTTGAGACCGGCGTGTTGGACCTGGAGGACCTAGAGGGGCTGGTCAACAAGGATACAAAGGTGGTCACCGTCGCAGCCGCCTCCAACGTCCTGGGCTCGAGATCGGACCTCATCGAGATCGGGAAGATCGCTAACGAAGTGTGTGCGCTCTTCGTTGTCGACGCTGTGCATCACATTGCGCATGGTCCGACAGATGTGAAGAAGATCGGATGCGACGCGCTCGTGTTCTCAGGCTACAAGCTGTTCTCGAGGCACGGGAGCTTCATGTACATGAAGCCAGAATGGATCGAGAAGCTGCACCCTTACAAGGTGGACCCGTCTCCCAAGCACGGACCGGAGAAGTGGGAGCTGGGCACGAGGGACCAGGCGATGTTCGCAGCCGTGAAGGGCGTCATCGATTACCTGCTGTGGCTCGGCAATCCCACGGCCAAGGTCATGCCGAAGCCGGGTCCACAGAGGGCTGCGAGGCTCCGGGAGACGATGGAGCAGATCGAGGTGTACGAGAAGGAGCTCTCGAGGGTCGTGCTCGACGGCTACGGCAAGCTACCGGGCCTGAGATACATCGAAGGCCTGACTCTCTTCGGCCCGCACGAGATCCGGGCCAAGATAGGCAGGGACCCGACCTTCGCTTTCAAGCTGGATGGCTACGACGACCACGAGCTTTCGAAGGTGCTCTGGGACAAGTATGCCATCGCAATAGGAGCCGAGGACTACTATTCCAGGGTCCCTGCTCTCTACGACACCAAGACGATGGCTAGAGCCACCTTCGTGCACTACAACACGAAGGAAGAGGCCCTGAAGCTACTCAAGGCGTTGAACGAGCTCTCAGCGGCGAAGAAGAAGTGAGAAATAAGAAAAGGGAAGGGGTTTGAGCGGGTCCAAGCTACTTCTTGTTGTAGTACTTGGCCCACTCGCCCGGCTGTGAGCTCATGGTCTTCTCGTAGTTCTGCTGGACCTTCTGTCCCGGCTTCTTCTCCATCATCACGAGCACGACCACCGCGATTATCACGATGGTCATGGCCAATGCTCCTATTACGAGCAGCCCGACGGGGAAGGTCTTGGTCTGGCCGCCGATGTCCACCAGGGCATCAGCGGAGAAGGTCGGGTCGTGGACTATCATTGAACCGCCCGGATAGGATATGCCGCCTAGGACCCCGAATCCGGCGAAGACTGCACCGTTCATCGCAACTGCCCAGAACGGGACGCCGCCCATGATCTGCGCATGCAGTTGCTCCTGGTTGCCATCCACCGTCACGTTGGAAACCCATTCAAACTGGCCTATCCTGGTTCTGTCACCGCCGAATGTCAAGGTGGGTTGAGAGAGAGTCCTCGGGCTGCTGTATGTCCCTGTTCTTTCGTCCACATTGATGTTGCCCGATGCGTCCCTGCAGGTCATTGTCCCTGCCTCGTTCATCCGGGCCACCATTGTCAAGCCCATCCAGTTCGCCATTCCGGCCGGCATGTAGTTCCCGATGATTGCCCCGAACTCCATCAGCAGAGATGGGTTGCTGTTCGCGGCATCGAAGTCCCAACCTTGGATGGACTG encodes:
- a CDS encoding heme ABC transporter ATP-binding protein encodes the protein MSLAVRELSFSFGDVQVLKKVTFKVAPGEFIGIMGPNGSGKTTLLRCITKFLPSENDMILVESKPLNGFTPADMAKTFAVVPQSSATDFPFTVHDIVMMGRIPHIGSRLSGETRRDVDIVRQSMKRTNTLQFAKRIFSELSGGERQRVIIARAIAQKPKVLLLDEPTVYLDISGQIEIMDLLKTLNREEGITTIAVLHDVNLAARYCDRIALLSQGRLEAIGGPKEVLTAETIQSVYGVDVSVRRDPLTQAVYIMPHSPTITIHKHGTRVHLLCGGGTGGVIMKSLHDGGYSLSAGVLNVLDSDYENAKDMHIPVVAEVPFAPISPENHAENLALIDESIAVVVSPFPVGPGNIRNLEAATHALRSGKKVFLMHHEGALSVDFVDGRADALIKGLISSGATVVADMEELLSKLAKRGG
- a CDS encoding aminotransferase class V-fold PLP-dependent enzyme, with product MSFDSRFLKRIRREFPAAEADPKGRKRAFLDNGAGTLVTRRSAEAEARARIDWSANVGNVFLESVGAADVISDGRKAVADLLRAEGPENIISGESCTSLLFNLSYALSRNLKGEENIVASGYEHFANINPWAELGGMGMIKELKFSKFNLETGVLDLEDLEGLVNKDTKVVTVAAASNVLGSRSDLIEIGKIANEVCALFVVDAVHHIAHGPTDVKKIGCDALVFSGYKLFSRHGSFMYMKPEWIEKLHPYKVDPSPKHGPEKWELGTRDQAMFAAVKGVIDYLLWLGNPTAKVMPKPGPQRAARLRETMEQIEVYEKELSRVVLDGYGKLPGLRYIEGLTLFGPHEIRAKIGRDPTFAFKLDGYDDHELSKVLWDKYAIAIGAEDYYSRVPALYDTKTMARATFVHYNTKEEALKLLKALNELSAAKKK
- a CDS encoding SHOCT domain-containing protein, producing the protein MTNRMVSSNEDRTMRTMVTLLVILIVVVPVVMFIAMGIAGWNHSGFGMMGSWGGGWGLMMAIPGAILLVIILIIVLVAISDRPGHQAQSCVPYPVQYYPPVPPFPVVSTDVMSIMDRRLASGEISIEEYNRMKSEILKR
- a CDS encoding ferredoxin; translation: MAKFKVDIVRPDCSGCELCTQTCPDYFEMAADGLATLKGGKRVGDNDELELDDEACTRDAAADCPVNCIHLYENGNKVL
- a CDS encoding winged helix-turn-helix transcriptional regulator — encoded protein: MNGQPLRDLKRNTELLILVEVLKSPSIRMKEIANRLHVTVQAVSQYISSMKREGLLKEQRGILRPTRKGMQIAQEHFTSLKEQVDAVLRRISVIDRCVAIAGKKIRKDQSVGLIMEDGMLMAFPDREAASTGKAIEDADEGDDVLVSRLEGIVDLELGKLLIVETPSEESGGSKNASVDRVRDKIEELSPGLLVAGDATGAALLMKTSGEFFTIHAPVESSMSALSKGVDVVFCGTRDSVDQILAAVSDLKRESGYEIEWKSYKA
- a CDS encoding magnesium transporter CorA family protein, with translation MIRLYCATEGELSPIETKRLKDALWIDAVAPTPEEVELLHKEFKIDLQDVADCLDPNERSRVENEETYDLLVLRSVLTEERNGDHHNDRIQTMPIGIFLTPGRVVTVRIGSTFTYQEITSDLKRKPRIDNKEDLFLALIRKVNKDIERRVRPMERSIASIQEKILTAKRGEVAPSAFTLSNGLILVNTALLSNLNAVSMLPRAKHLHLTKEKMDLMEDLENDVAQLYEMTTIYREIMSNVLNAYESTLANNLSTVMKTLTTISLILILPMMIAGWFSMNVALPFDKDSLFAFWLVVGISVAAVAGLWAFFRWKQIL
- a CDS encoding 4Fe-4S binding protein, with amino-acid sequence MGVVIEVDYDKCSGIGQCVSVCPSNVYEVVNGKTTCPNIDECIQCCACQEACPVNAIKHHSCQ
- a CDS encoding nitroreductase family protein; translated protein: MVEAIHARRAKRALQDKPVEDDKIDALVEAVRFSASCNNNQPWRIVICKGKEALAAIKGALPKGNVWATRVPVIMVVSAKPVDDCQLPDRRDYFLFSTGLAIGQLELRATELGLVAHPIAGYDPLKAKAILGIPEEYVVITFVIVGYPGGDDSLLSDKQKANELTRPERKPIGENFFIDKWGAPYR